In a genomic window of Nostoc sp. UHCC 0870:
- a CDS encoding LabA-like NYN domain-containing protein, producing the protein MLNNLENDSIFTPEQVLENRGRVAIFIDGSNLFYAALQLGIEIDYTKLLCRLTGGSRLLRAFFYTGVDRTNEKQQGFLLWMRRNGYRVIAKDLVQLPDGSKKANLDVEIAVDMMALVDSYDTAVLVSGDGDLAYAVNSVSYRGVRVEVVSLRSMTSDSLINVSDRYIDLEAVKEDIQKTPRQSYPYRPLSGMGFLDDTSDGHLEIHD; encoded by the coding sequence ATGTTGAATAACTTAGAAAATGACTCGATATTTACGCCTGAGCAGGTTTTAGAAAATCGAGGTCGTGTTGCAATATTTATTGATGGCTCAAACCTATTTTATGCAGCTTTGCAATTAGGAATTGAGATTGATTACACGAAACTACTGTGTCGCTTGACAGGCGGTTCTCGGTTGTTACGAGCTTTTTTCTATACTGGTGTAGACCGCACCAACGAGAAACAACAGGGGTTTTTGTTGTGGATGCGACGGAATGGTTATCGAGTCATCGCTAAAGATTTAGTACAGCTACCAGATGGCTCTAAAAAAGCCAACCTAGACGTAGAAATCGCCGTAGATATGATGGCGTTAGTGGATTCTTATGACACCGCAGTCTTGGTTAGTGGTGATGGGGATCTGGCTTATGCAGTCAATTCCGTCAGCTATCGTGGTGTCCGGGTGGAGGTTGTAAGTTTGCGTTCTATGACTAGTGATAGCTTAATTAATGTTAGCGATCGCTACATTGATTTAGAGGCTGTCAAAGAAGACATTCAAAAAACCCCACGCCAAAGCTATCCCTATCGACCTTTATCTGGTATGGGATTTTTAGATGATACCAGCGATGGACACCTAGAAATTCATG